From the Desulfovulcanus ferrireducens genome, the window ACCATTTAATTTTATTGACAATTATTAGCACAGCTAAATAACAAAACCTGCTTGATTCAACCCCCATTAACTTTAAACTTTAAATTTTAAGTTTAATTCTGTCCATCAAAAAAAAAGCCCCGCACAGCGGGGCTTGCTTGGTACAATCAAATGCTTATCTTTGGGGAAGGATAGAGGTAATTCCAGCACAAAAACGTTTTTTTAAACGTTTTTCATTTTCTACCCATCCCCATGTTTTGCTAGCTATTAATCATCTTTGAATTAGTTCTTCCTTAACTACATACAGGTGCCTGCCTCTTCAGCACATTCACGGCACTTCATTCTGTGCAGTGCTCTGGCAAGTGAAGCCTTCGCCCTGGCATAGGCTTCGCGATCTTTTTGCTCTCTTAGTCTCATTTCAGCTCTTTCTCTAGCCTTGCGAGCGCGCTCAACATCAATCTCTTCAGCCTTTTCAGCTATCTCAGCCAAGACAGAGACTTTTGTCGGAGTCACTTCTGCAAAACCACCAGCAACAAAGACATAATAGTTTCTGCCGTTCTTTTTATAGTAAAGGCTGCCAATGCCTAAAGCGGACAAAAAGGGTATGTGATTGGGCAGGACACCGAACTCACCATTAATCCCAGGTGCACCGACATATTCAACTTCTTCGGAAAGAAGTTTGCGATCCGGTGTCACTATTTCTAATTTTATTGAGTTAGCCATATATCCTCACCCTATTTACATTTTCTTGGCATTTTCAAGGGCTTCGTCAATTGAGCCAACCATGTAGAAGGCTTGCTCAGGTACATCGTCATGCTTACCTTCTATGATTTCTTTAAAGCCTTTGATAGTATCCTCTAATTTTACATAACGGCCAGGCTTACCAGTAAACTGCTCAGCAACATGGAAAGGCTGAGACAGGAATCTCTGGATCTTTCTGGCCCTGTTAACTGTGAGCTTATCCTCGTCGGAAAGTTCATCCATACCCAGAATAGCAATAATATCCTGCAAATCTTTATATTTTTGCAGAATCTGCTGAACCTCGCGAGCAACGGTGTAGTGCTCAACGCCCAGTACGTTTGGATCAAGAATACGTGAAGTAGAATCCAGAGGATCCACAGCAGGATAAATACCAAGCTCTGCAATCTGACGGGAAAGAACGATTGTTCCGTCTAAGTGAGAGAATGTTGTAGCCGGAGCAGGGTCTGTCAAGTCGTCAGCAGGTACATATACTGCCTGAACCGATGTGATTGAGCCCTTGGTAGTAGAGGTAATTCTTTCCTGAAGTTCACCGAGGTCAGTACCCAATGTAGGCTGATAACCAACCGCAGAAGGCATACGACCGAGCAAAGCTGATACCTCGGAACCGGCCTGAGTAAAACGGAAGATATTGTCAATAAACAAAAGCACGTCCTGATTTTCTTCGTCACGATAGTACTCGGCACATGCCAATGCTGTCAGAGCAACACGGGCACGAGCTCCTGGAGGCTCATTCATCTGACCGTAAATCAGACCGGCTTTGTCAA encodes:
- a CDS encoding F0F1 ATP synthase subunit epsilon, translating into MANSIKLEIVTPDRKLLSEEVEYVGAPGINGEFGVLPNHIPFLSALGIGSLYYKKNGRNYYVFVAGGFAEVTPTKVSVLAEIAEKAEEIDVERARKARERAEMRLREQKDREAYARAKASLARALHRMKCRECAEEAGTCM
- the atpD gene encoding F0F1 ATP synthase subunit beta, which produces MSAQNIGKIVQVIGPVVDIEFPEGKLPNILNAIYITNPTIDDQPDNLVVEVAQHLGNNVVRCIAMDTTDGLVRGMEARDTGNPIMVPVGKASLGRILNVVGRPVDNKGPINSDKYYPIHRPAPEFTDQSTKIEVLETGVKVIDLLVPFPKGGKMGMFGGAGVGKTVILMEMINNIAKQHGGISVFAGVGERTREGNDLYHEMIDAGVIDKAGLIYGQMNEPPGARARVALTALACAEYYRDEENQDVLLFIDNIFRFTQAGSEVSALLGRMPSAVGYQPTLGTDLGELQERITSTTKGSITSVQAVYVPADDLTDPAPATTFSHLDGTIVLSRQIAELGIYPAVDPLDSTSRILDPNVLGVEHYTVAREVQQILQKYKDLQDIIAILGMDELSDEDKLTVNRARKIQRFLSQPFHVAEQFTGKPGRYVKLEDTIKGFKEIIEGKHDDVPEQAFYMVGSIDEALENAKKM